TCCGGCAAGCAGCGCTACGTCCCGCTGATGCGCGTGGAGGAGAACGGCCACTACGCGATGGTCGCCTCCAAGGGCGGTGCGCCGCAGCACCCGTCCTGGTACTTCAACGTCACGGCCAACCCCACGGTCACCGTCCAGGACGGCGACCGGATTCTCCCCGACCGCACGGCGCGGGAGCTGACCGGCGACGAGCGCGAGCACTGGTGGCAGCTCGCGGTTGCCGCCTACCCGCCGTACGCGGACTATCAAGCCAGGACCTCGCGCCTGATCCCGGTCTTCGTGGTCGAATAAAGCCTGCTCGGACCGGATTACGCCGGAGCGATCACGCCGCCGACCGTTCGCTCGGGCCGAGCAGCCGCAATATCGTCGCCGCATCCTCGGCCGAGATCGTGTCGACGAACCTGACCAGCGCTGCTCGACGGGAGCCGGGGTCGCACTCGTCGAGTGCCTGCAGCATGTGGTCGGCGACGATGCTGCCGCAGCTGCGCAGCGGCGTGTACCGAAACGCACGCGCCTCCCGGCTTTGCCGGACCAAGCCCTTCTCCGTGAGCCGGCCCAGGACCGTCGTCACCGTGACGTACGCCAGCGGCCGGCGCACGGCGAGCACAGTATGCACCTCGCGCCCGGACAACGGCGCGTCGCCGGCCCACAGCACATCCAGGACGGCGCGCTCCAACGTACCGAGAAACGGGCGACCACTCGCCTTCGCGGTGCTGCTCATATGGTTAGCCTAACCTTTGTTGCAGCTTCGCGCAGCCCTCGACGCCGCGGGGTTTCCGGCTCAGACGGTGAACCCCAGCGCCCGCAGCTGCTCACGACCGTCATCGGTGATCTTGTCCGGGCCCCATGGCGGCATCCAGACCCAGTTGATCCGCATGTCGGCGACCAGGCCGCTGCGCACCAGTGCACTGCGCGATTGGTCCTCGATCACATCGGTCAGCGGGCAGGCCGCCGAGGTGAGGGTCATGTCGATCAGCGCGGTCCGGCCCGCCTCTTCGTCGGCGACCCCGATCCCGTACACCAGACCCAGATCGACGACGTTGATGCCGAGCTCGGGGTCGACGACGTCGCGCATCGCCTCTTCGATATCGTCCAACAGCTGCTGGTCCGGCGGCTCGTGCGCCTGCGCTTCGGTCATCAGCGTGCTCCTTCGATCTGTACCACGGCGTCCTTGAACGCCAGCCAGCCCAACAACGCGCACTTCACCCGTGCCGGATACTTCGCGACGCCGGCAAACGCGATCCCGTCGCCGATCAGGTCCTCGTCGCCTTCGACGGCGCCACGGCTGGTGATCATTTCGTCGAACGCATCCACCACCTG
Above is a genomic segment from Skermania piniformis containing:
- a CDS encoding metal-sulfur cluster assembly factor, which produces MTEAQAHEPPDQQLLDDIEEAMRDVVDPELGINVVDLGLVYGIGVADEEAGRTALIDMTLTSAACPLTDVIEDQSRSALVRSGLVADMRINWVWMPPWGPDKITDDGREQLRALGFTV
- a CDS encoding BlaI/MecI/CopY family transcriptional regulator codes for the protein MSSTAKASGRPFLGTLERAVLDVLWAGDAPLSGREVHTVLAVRRPLAYVTVTTVLGRLTEKGLVRQSREARAFRYTPLRSCGSIVADHMLQALDECDPGSRRAALVRFVDTISAEDAATILRLLGPSERSAA
- a CDS encoding nitroreductase family deazaflavin-dependent oxidoreductase, which translates into the protein MSENVELSPTDWVRAQTEQILARGSTDGVEVLDRPIVLFTTTGAKSGKQRYVPLMRVEENGHYAMVASKGGAPQHPSWYFNVTANPTVTVQDGDRILPDRTARELTGDEREHWWQLAVAAYPPYADYQARTSRLIPVFVVE